From Synoicihabitans lomoniglobus, the proteins below share one genomic window:
- a CDS encoding right-handed parallel beta-helix repeat-containing protein: MTLPLCSPRSLRRFVALLGTATLFVSAAAHARDHIIALDVATVDGKALEVAPGDRLLIAAGPRRMLRLENLTGSADAPVIIINDGGQVVIHNDDQFADILISHSRHLHLTGTGSADHAYGFHLTGTNPDGSGIIAAGLSSDLEIDHIHIQDTGFAGMLVKTDGAVNTFMDHINIHHNFIHDTGGEGLYIGETKYPGQVFRHLKVWNNVIVNAGWESLQISNAPEDVRVHHNVFLNSGREEVLWQDNNLQFTSSVRAEVDHNLVIGSISNLVIASGGLPKHFHDNYLATDGSTGPVFYLDDSRFPDLPETTFIIENNFIHATPTMQAVVQANGSRSRLQLRRNIWQGARRFLKTHRWVDTYEVVQNTNVPVAPPRFRDPAVGDYRLVADDVYLARGIGLLPDWQPPGRPQAIE; this comes from the coding sequence ATGACGCTGCCTCTTTGTTCGCCCCGTTCGCTCCGCAGATTCGTTGCCTTGCTGGGCACGGCCACGCTTTTCGTCTCCGCCGCCGCTCACGCCCGCGACCACATCATCGCGCTCGACGTCGCCACGGTCGACGGCAAGGCCCTCGAAGTCGCGCCCGGCGACCGGCTGCTCATCGCCGCCGGTCCGCGCCGCATGTTGCGCCTGGAAAACCTCACCGGCTCGGCCGATGCCCCCGTGATCATCATCAACGACGGCGGTCAGGTCGTGATCCACAACGACGATCAGTTCGCCGACATCCTGATCAGTCACTCCCGTCACCTGCATCTCACCGGCACAGGCAGTGCCGACCATGCCTACGGCTTCCATCTCACCGGCACCAATCCCGACGGTTCGGGCATCATCGCCGCCGGCCTGTCGTCGGACCTCGAGATCGACCATATCCACATCCAGGATACGGGTTTTGCCGGCATGCTGGTGAAAACCGACGGCGCGGTGAACACGTTCATGGATCACATCAACATCCATCACAACTTCATCCACGACACCGGCGGCGAGGGTCTCTATATCGGCGAGACCAAGTATCCCGGGCAGGTCTTCCGCCATCTGAAGGTGTGGAACAATGTGATCGTGAACGCCGGTTGGGAATCGCTCCAAATCTCCAACGCTCCCGAAGACGTGCGCGTGCACCACAACGTCTTTCTCAACTCCGGCCGCGAGGAGGTGCTGTGGCAGGACAACAACCTGCAGTTCACGTCGTCGGTCCGCGCCGAGGTCGACCACAACCTCGTCATCGGTTCGATCTCCAACCTCGTTATCGCCTCCGGTGGACTGCCCAAACATTTCCATGACAACTACCTCGCCACCGACGGTTCGACCGGGCCGGTGTTTTACCTCGACGACAGCCGCTTCCCCGATCTGCCCGAGACCACCTTCATCATCGAAAACAATTTCATCCACGCCACGCCGACCATGCAGGCGGTCGTCCAGGCCAACGGTTCACGCAGCCGGCTCCAGTTGCGCCGCAACATCTGGCAGGGCGCCCGGCGGTTCCTGAAAACCCACCGCTGGGTCGACACCTACGAGGTCGTGCAAAACACGAACGTGCCGGTCGCCCCACCCCGGTTTCGTGATCCCGCCGTCGGCGACTACCGTCTCGTCGCCGACGACGTCTACCTCGCGCGCGGCATCGGCCTGCTGCCCGATTGGCAACCGCCCGGGCGTCCTCAAGCGATTGAGTGA
- a CDS encoding GH39 family glycosyl hydrolase, translating to MTASSPRPASPAPRSLHIQPAWTAPRTAFRHTWEGVINVDQFRWMVRRDMQDHLAIAQRELGARHVRAVGMFDDELRVLRSSPGSFLGYESKEPRTNWQITDYIIDSLQDRGLHPMFTTSFVPSALTSGPTTVFSDKSRTSPPDDWRKWETLVKEGVAHALDRYGPDIVRQWYFEVWNEPNLHGWFWGGSQQDFMDLWRVTHGAIKSVDASLRVGGPSCGRAEWIDDLMTYGNAHDCAPDYLIAHIYNNDSAEDLALAPFDGPQEDKTSKSPNSAAGVIRGVRAMADRFGFKGELHWNEWGRSFHGVDHRRECPSEAAFIVRTLAEISQEADAFAYWCISDIYDQVGYGREAFYGGYGLLSLQGLRKPAFHAFRLLGLLGTERVAVTGEGLDSFHSAIATLSAPATGHVLVYAYDHEDEPSTQALNVAVDIPAGSRPGRLFRVDSQENNVIARWHDLGAPDYLSRAQTADLAADNDLTPSSVRVDTTTIDSRTTARFPMESPGIALLEIIPA from the coding sequence GTGACCGCCTCTTCGCCCCGCCCCGCTTCCCCCGCTCCCCGTTCGCTGCATATCCAGCCGGCGTGGACGGCGCCGCGCACGGCCTTCCGCCACACGTGGGAAGGCGTGATCAATGTGGACCAGTTTCGCTGGATGGTGCGGCGCGACATGCAGGACCACCTCGCCATCGCTCAGCGCGAACTCGGGGCCCGCCATGTGCGCGCCGTCGGCATGTTCGACGACGAACTGCGTGTGCTCCGTTCGAGCCCCGGTTCGTTTCTCGGCTACGAGTCCAAGGAGCCGCGCACCAACTGGCAGATCACCGACTACATCATCGACTCGTTGCAGGATCGCGGCCTGCACCCGATGTTCACCACCAGCTTCGTGCCCAGCGCCCTCACCTCGGGCCCGACCACCGTCTTTAGTGACAAGTCCCGCACCAGTCCGCCCGACGATTGGCGGAAGTGGGAAACGTTGGTCAAAGAAGGCGTCGCCCACGCCCTCGATCGCTACGGCCCCGACATCGTGCGCCAGTGGTATTTCGAGGTGTGGAACGAGCCCAACCTGCACGGCTGGTTCTGGGGCGGTTCCCAACAGGACTTCATGGACCTGTGGCGCGTCACTCACGGCGCGATCAAATCCGTCGACGCCTCGTTGCGCGTGGGTGGTCCGTCCTGCGGTCGCGCCGAGTGGATCGACGACCTCATGACCTACGGCAACGCCCACGACTGCGCGCCGGACTACCTCATCGCCCACATTTACAACAACGACAGCGCCGAGGATCTCGCGCTCGCCCCGTTCGACGGACCGCAGGAGGACAAGACCAGCAAGTCGCCCAATTCCGCCGCCGGCGTGATCCGCGGTGTGCGCGCCATGGCCGACCGTTTCGGTTTCAAAGGTGAGTTGCATTGGAACGAATGGGGCCGCTCCTTTCACGGCGTCGACCACCGCCGCGAGTGCCCCAGCGAAGCCGCTTTCATCGTGCGCACGCTCGCTGAGATTTCGCAGGAAGCCGACGCCTTCGCGTATTGGTGCATCAGTGACATCTACGATCAGGTCGGCTACGGCCGCGAAGCCTTTTACGGCGGCTACGGCCTGCTGAGCCTGCAAGGCCTGCGCAAACCGGCCTTTCACGCCTTTCGCCTGCTTGGCCTGCTCGGCACCGAACGCGTGGCCGTCACCGGCGAAGGTCTGGACTCGTTTCACAGCGCCATCGCCACCCTCTCTGCGCCCGCCACCGGCCACGTATTGGTCTACGCCTACGACCACGAAGACGAGCCCAGCACCCAAGCCCTTAACGTCGCGGTGGATATTCCGGCCGGCTCACGACCGGGACGCCTCTTCCGCGTCGATTCGCAGGAAAACAATGTTATCGCGCGCTGGCACGACCTCGGAGCCCCGGACTATCTCTCCCGCGCCCAGACCGCCGATCTCGCCGCCGACAACGACCTCACGCCCTCCTCCGTCCGCGTCGATACGACCACGATCGACAGCCGCACCACCGCCCGCTTCCCCATGGAATCCCCCGGCATCGCCCTCCTGGAAATCATCCCCGCCTAA
- a CDS encoding transposase has product MLRIQYPGAIYHVINRGNYRSDVFGSAGAAQAFVKTLEEAVAQYGWELGAYVVMRNHFHLAVRTPAGNLGEGMHWLQSTFATRFNRLRGERGHLFQGRYQAFVLQNEGVWARVADYIHLNPVRAGIVPVEHLHEFRWSSLARFLKNQRCKGLVADPWLTTLGMEDTPGGWESYVSHLRDRYLREDEGDCRAEHDALTTGWAVGADRWRAGLAEQHHSQVDAPGVEGQVVRDVKILHWRSVLAKLLSAAGKTTADVQSERKSVGWKIQLAWELRQRGAVPYAWIAEALQMGRPDAVRKYVSEYSKNTQNTA; this is encoded by the coding sequence ATGTTACGAATTCAATACCCGGGGGCGATCTACCATGTGATCAACCGGGGGAATTACCGCTCTGATGTCTTTGGCTCGGCTGGGGCTGCCCAGGCTTTTGTAAAAACCTTGGAAGAGGCGGTCGCGCAGTATGGTTGGGAGCTGGGAGCCTACGTGGTGATGCGTAACCATTTTCATCTGGCGGTGCGCACGCCCGCCGGGAACTTGGGAGAAGGGATGCACTGGCTGCAAAGCACGTTTGCAACGCGGTTCAATCGTTTGCGCGGAGAACGGGGGCACTTGTTTCAGGGGCGATACCAGGCGTTCGTGTTGCAGAACGAGGGGGTGTGGGCCCGCGTGGCCGACTACATTCACTTGAATCCGGTGCGGGCGGGGATCGTGCCAGTGGAGCATCTCCATGAATTTCGCTGGAGCAGTCTGGCGAGGTTTCTTAAAAACCAGCGCTGCAAGGGCTTGGTTGCAGATCCGTGGTTAACTACCCTAGGGATGGAGGATACGCCCGGAGGTTGGGAATCCTACGTGTCCCATCTGCGCGATCGCTATCTGCGTGAGGATGAAGGCGATTGTCGGGCGGAGCATGATGCCTTGACCACGGGTTGGGCGGTCGGAGCGGATCGCTGGCGCGCGGGACTGGCCGAGCAGCATCACTCCCAAGTCGATGCACCGGGGGTGGAAGGCCAAGTGGTGCGAGACGTGAAGATACTTCATTGGAGGTCCGTTTTGGCGAAGCTGCTGAGTGCGGCCGGGAAAACCACGGCCGATGTTCAATCGGAGCGAAAGAGCGTCGGATGGAAAATCCAACTCGCGTGGGAGCTACGCCAGAGAGGCGCGGTTCCGTATGCGTGGATTGCCGAAGCGCTTCAGATGGGACGCCCGGATGCCGTGCGCAAATACGTATCGGAGTATTCAAAAAATACACAAAACACGGCCTGA
- a CDS encoding DUF1961 family protein, translating to MLQQRFILPLLLLWGAICAAAPAADELAQRFAALLAAPTAETFFDPGHGDWRKHWQLDGEVGEVTTGPEGMTLQAGPDVGNNAHHVVLWTRQRFADDVRIDFDYVRLDHETRNVNILYLFASGAGDPPYVADLMAWRELRTVPRMSLYFDHVHAYHLSFAAFEMQGTDPAADYVRARRYRPDRQRGLEDTAMPPDYARTGLFAPGVPHHITVVRHGADLFMQVSNAEATRLFHWDTSAFPPMAEGHLGLRHMFGRSARYANFRVAQIPVE from the coding sequence ATGTTGCAACAACGGTTCATCCTACCGCTCCTTCTGCTTTGGGGGGCAATATGCGCCGCCGCGCCGGCAGCCGACGAACTCGCGCAGCGCTTCGCCGCTTTACTCGCCGCGCCGACAGCTGAAACGTTCTTCGACCCCGGCCATGGCGACTGGCGGAAACATTGGCAACTCGACGGCGAGGTCGGTGAAGTGACCACGGGGCCGGAAGGCATGACGCTCCAAGCCGGTCCCGACGTCGGCAATAATGCGCATCACGTCGTCCTCTGGACCCGGCAGCGGTTCGCGGACGATGTGCGGATCGACTTCGACTACGTGCGGCTCGATCACGAAACCCGCAACGTGAACATCCTCTATCTGTTCGCCTCCGGCGCCGGAGATCCGCCCTACGTCGCCGACCTGATGGCGTGGCGCGAACTGCGCACGGTGCCGCGCATGTCGCTCTACTTTGATCACGTGCACGCCTATCACCTGAGCTTCGCCGCGTTCGAAATGCAGGGCACCGACCCGGCGGCCGATTATGTGCGCGCCCGGCGCTACCGACCCGATCGGCAACGCGGATTGGAAGACACCGCCATGCCGCCGGACTACGCGCGCACCGGCCTCTTCGCGCCAGGGGTGCCACATCACATCACGGTGGTGCGGCACGGGGCTGACCTCTTCATGCAAGTGAGCAATGCGGAGGCCACGCGCTTGTTTCACTGGGACACCTCGGCATTCCCGCCCATGGCGGAAGGGCACCTCGGCCTCCGCCACATGTTCGGCCGTTCCGCCCGTTATGCCAATTTCCGGGTCGCGCAAATCCCGGTCGAGTAG
- a CDS encoding TonB-dependent siderophore receptor, whose protein sequence is MTPKDSYPTRRTPWVGAVLLALLATSALAQSNSDATTNDDPVVLNPFVVSTETDDAWSSSQAVSGTRTRTELANLPVSMQVFTDAFLKDIAADDLIDAVVYAAGVSQSAGQATNEEDNTNFTLRGQSSFVPMRNGFRRLRLAGSANIDRVEIIKGPSSLLYGQLNPGGNVNYITKRPSLKGQFGSLGLTMGSEEFYKSVLDYNSVIAPGKLAFRFVGSYLEAGREDVDTLMTETLVNPSLTWWITPATQLTVEYENARRNRDRPQSALPYNSSLNIDDMGWPGVDRTFSTSAPLDFNDTEMEVYTVDFVHRFNDNFTFRADYTEASWDEEVLSNATNLNLIGSNLNMLRDRNGSYRRRGSWDSWFQAEIANEFNWGGVEVKNLFGFQHEELQYRSIISAGSPGAFPNSRWNLEDPSTWMFTQYTRDDFTVRSSSGSTSTNLTDSWYISNQLAFMDGRLRTLAGIRVDDFNVEAYNAADGSISTDEAEPAKVPQVGVLFKATDTLSIYTTYSESFLPIFSTARRPDGTYFSPKPQTGEGMDFGIKANFMEGKVTMTAAIYEVSNTNIVRFLPQVTLQTSEGLETFAPANQSGEETSRGFEFDMRWKPSDQTQLIFSYGYTDAWVANDPQSKVTLGNGTELLTRQGHRLAYAPEHTAAFFVRQNLGDFGAFTGTTFTFGGRGVTDFEQTDIWPVSGGQLVPPANLDGYVKFDLGIGANVKIMGHSYNLGLNVKNVFDTTFLPNRYRYAPGRQFFLRLNTRF, encoded by the coding sequence ATGACCCCGAAAGATTCCTACCCCACGCGCCGAACCCCCTGGGTCGGCGCCGTGCTGTTGGCGTTGCTCGCCACGAGCGCGTTGGCGCAGTCCAATTCCGATGCCACGACCAACGACGATCCCGTCGTCCTCAACCCCTTCGTCGTCTCGACCGAGACGGACGACGCATGGTCGAGCTCCCAGGCCGTGAGCGGCACTCGCACCCGCACGGAGCTGGCCAACCTTCCGGTCAGCATGCAGGTCTTCACGGACGCCTTTCTCAAAGACATCGCGGCCGACGATCTCATTGACGCGGTCGTCTACGCGGCGGGTGTCTCCCAGAGCGCTGGTCAGGCGACCAATGAAGAGGACAACACCAATTTCACGTTGCGCGGCCAGTCCAGCTTCGTGCCCATGCGCAACGGCTTCCGCCGCCTCCGGCTGGCGGGCTCCGCCAACATCGACCGGGTCGAGATTATCAAGGGCCCGTCCTCGCTGCTCTACGGCCAGCTCAACCCGGGCGGCAACGTGAACTACATCACCAAGCGCCCCAGCCTGAAGGGCCAATTCGGCAGTCTGGGTCTCACCATGGGGTCCGAAGAATTCTACAAAAGCGTGCTCGATTACAACTCGGTCATCGCGCCGGGCAAACTGGCCTTCCGTTTCGTCGGCTCCTACCTGGAAGCAGGTAGAGAAGATGTGGATACACTCATGACCGAGACGTTGGTCAACCCCTCGCTTACCTGGTGGATCACCCCCGCCACGCAGCTGACGGTGGAATACGAGAACGCCCGCCGCAACCGCGATCGCCCGCAGTCGGCATTGCCCTATAACTCCAGTCTCAACATCGACGACATGGGCTGGCCCGGCGTGGATCGAACGTTCTCCACGTCTGCACCGCTTGATTTCAACGACACGGAGATGGAGGTCTACACCGTGGACTTCGTGCACCGCTTCAATGACAACTTCACCTTTCGCGCCGACTACACGGAAGCGAGCTGGGATGAAGAGGTGCTCAGTAACGCGACCAACCTGAATTTGATCGGCTCGAACCTCAACATGCTGCGTGACCGCAATGGCAGCTACCGTCGCCGCGGTTCCTGGGACAGTTGGTTTCAGGCGGAGATCGCCAATGAATTCAACTGGGGTGGGGTCGAAGTGAAAAATCTCTTCGGTTTCCAACACGAGGAGTTGCAGTATCGCTCCATCATTTCCGCCGGCAGTCCGGGCGCGTTTCCCAATTCCCGCTGGAATCTCGAGGATCCCTCCACGTGGATGTTCACGCAATACACCCGCGACGATTTCACCGTGCGCAGCAGCTCAGGCAGCACCTCGACCAACCTGACCGACAGCTGGTATATTTCCAACCAGCTCGCCTTTATGGACGGTCGCCTGCGCACCCTGGCCGGCATCCGCGTCGACGATTTCAACGTCGAAGCTTACAACGCCGCCGATGGCTCCATTTCGACCGACGAGGCCGAACCGGCCAAGGTCCCGCAAGTCGGAGTGCTCTTCAAGGCCACCGACACGCTCTCGATCTACACCACCTATTCGGAATCGTTCCTGCCGATCTTCAGCACGGCGCGTCGGCCCGACGGGACGTATTTCTCTCCCAAACCTCAAACCGGTGAAGGCATGGACTTCGGCATCAAAGCCAACTTCATGGAGGGCAAAGTCACCATGACCGCCGCCATCTATGAGGTGAGCAATACCAACATCGTGCGCTTCCTCCCGCAGGTGACTTTGCAGACCTCGGAGGGGCTGGAGACCTTCGCTCCCGCCAACCAATCCGGTGAGGAAACCAGCCGCGGGTTCGAGTTCGACATGCGTTGGAAGCCCAGCGACCAGACCCAGTTGATCTTCTCGTATGGTTACACCGATGCCTGGGTCGCCAATGATCCGCAAAGTAAGGTCACTCTCGGCAACGGCACCGAACTCTTGACCCGCCAGGGCCACCGTCTCGCCTATGCCCCCGAACACACGGCCGCGTTTTTCGTGCGTCAAAACCTCGGTGATTTCGGGGCGTTCACGGGCACCACCTTCACGTTCGGTGGTCGCGGCGTGACCGACTTTGAACAAACCGACATCTGGCCCGTATCCGGTGGACAACTCGTGCCGCCCGCCAACCTCGACGGCTACGTGAAGTTCGACCTGGGGATCGGCGCCAACGTCAAAATCATGGGACACAGCTACAACCTCGGTCTCAACGTGAAGAACGTTTTTGACACCACGTTTCTGCCCAACCGTTACCGCTACGCACCCGGTCGGCAGTTCTTCCTGCGCCTCAATACTCGTTTTTAG
- a CDS encoding acetylxylan esterase: MESPSFVRLPSLHDREIDAEVARLSAPTSPPPPADFAAFWLETLAQARAIPVASKLTPSAAAMTGFEVQEIAFTSWGRVRLRGWLATPRHQPVRRGLVISHGYGGRDAPDAIPLLPDAAMIFPCTRGLGLSIDPADRDAAPHVLRGIGSRDTYIFRGCAADVWAAATALIEHVPAAADCLDYVGSSFGGGIGALALPWDDRFRRAFLGVPSFGHHPLRLQIPCAGSGEFVRRYAATHPEVVDVLRYYDAATAARFLERPTLVECALIDDVVPPVGQFAVHAALAGDRPLLVRSRSHADYPAATADDDAVRTAIRSFLTS; this comes from the coding sequence GTGGAATCCCCGTCCTTTGTCCGTCTGCCCAGCCTGCACGACCGCGAAATCGATGCCGAGGTCGCTCGGTTGTCGGCACCGACTTCGCCTCCGCCTCCCGCCGACTTCGCGGCCTTCTGGTTGGAGACGTTGGCGCAGGCCCGCGCGATTCCCGTCGCGTCGAAGCTAACGCCGAGCGCCGCAGCCATGACGGGGTTTGAGGTGCAGGAGATTGCCTTCACCTCGTGGGGCCGCGTGCGCCTGCGCGGGTGGTTGGCGACACCGCGCCACCAGCCCGTGCGACGCGGTCTGGTGATCAGTCACGGCTACGGCGGACGCGATGCGCCGGACGCCATTCCGTTGTTGCCCGATGCGGCAATGATTTTCCCGTGCACCCGCGGGCTGGGCCTGAGCATCGATCCGGCTGACCGCGATGCCGCGCCTCATGTGTTGCGCGGCATTGGGTCCCGCGACACCTACATTTTTCGCGGCTGCGCGGCCGACGTCTGGGCCGCGGCCACCGCCCTGATCGAGCACGTGCCCGCCGCCGCGGATTGCCTCGACTATGTGGGGTCCAGCTTCGGCGGCGGCATTGGCGCGCTGGCGTTGCCATGGGACGATCGGTTCCGCCGGGCGTTTCTCGGCGTCCCCAGTTTCGGTCATCATCCGTTGCGCCTGCAAATCCCGTGCGCGGGGAGCGGCGAGTTCGTCCGGCGCTACGCCGCCACTCATCCCGAGGTCGTCGACGTGTTGCGCTACTACGATGCCGCCACCGCGGCCCGCTTTCTGGAACGACCGACGTTGGTGGAATGCGCGCTGATCGACGATGTCGTGCCACCCGTCGGACAATTCGCGGTGCATGCCGCGTTAGCTGGTGACCGGCCGTTGCTCGTGCGTTCCCGCAGTCACGCGGATTACCCGGCGGCGACGGCCGACGACGACGCCGTGCGCACAGCGATCCGGTCGTTCCTTACCAGCTGA
- a CDS encoding GH1 family beta-glucosidase, translating into MPTPTFPAHFTWGVATAAPQIEGAAFLDGKGESVWDRFARVPGKIHGDANLDVTCDHYHRYASDFALMQELGVKNYRLSLAWPRVIPDGAGTPNPAGLAFYDRLIDAMLAHDIQPWVTMFHWDLPQALEDQGGWRVRSTAAAFGRYADLIVSTYGDRVKNWITLNEMRCFTVLAYGDVIRPPGIIESDQIVHQTYHTALLAHGEGVRAVREHGAPGARVGLTDDAVIPVPIMETAPHIAAAEQAFRELNYRSIDPVFRGEYGALYQQIAGDHGAETEADDFALISQPTDFFGLNIYTGVYVRAGEDGRPETLPFPPSYPTADAPWLRLLPQAMYWGPRLMQSVYGVKQIYITENGAGYDDVPTANGEILDLHRRQYVRQCLGELHRAIADGVPVDGYFCWSFMDNFEWLEGFSKRFGICYTDYATQRRTPKLSAQWYAEVMRTNTLV; encoded by the coding sequence ATGCCTACCCCCACCTTTCCCGCCCATTTCACCTGGGGCGTCGCCACCGCCGCTCCGCAAATCGAAGGCGCCGCCTTTCTCGACGGCAAAGGCGAGTCCGTCTGGGATCGCTTCGCCCGCGTGCCCGGAAAAATTCACGGCGACGCCAACCTCGATGTAACGTGCGATCACTATCACCGCTACGCATCGGACTTTGCTCTCATGCAGGAACTCGGGGTCAAAAACTACCGCCTCTCGCTGGCCTGGCCGCGGGTGATTCCCGACGGCGCTGGCACGCCCAATCCGGCGGGGCTCGCCTTTTACGACCGCTTGATCGACGCCATGCTCGCGCACGACATCCAGCCGTGGGTGACGATGTTTCACTGGGACCTGCCGCAGGCGTTGGAGGATCAAGGCGGGTGGCGCGTGCGATCCACCGCCGCCGCTTTCGGGCGCTACGCCGATCTTATCGTCTCCACCTACGGCGACCGCGTGAAAAACTGGATCACGCTCAACGAAATGCGCTGCTTTACGGTGCTCGCCTACGGCGACGTCATCCGCCCACCCGGGATCATCGAGTCCGACCAGATCGTGCACCAGACCTACCACACCGCGCTGCTCGCCCACGGTGAGGGCGTGCGCGCGGTGCGCGAGCACGGCGCCCCCGGCGCCCGCGTCGGGCTCACCGACGATGCGGTCATTCCCGTGCCGATCATGGAAACCGCGCCGCACATCGCGGCTGCCGAACAAGCCTTTCGCGAGCTCAACTACCGCTCGATTGATCCGGTCTTTCGCGGCGAATACGGCGCGCTTTACCAGCAAATCGCCGGAGACCACGGCGCCGAAACCGAGGCGGACGACTTCGCCCTCATCAGCCAACCCACCGACTTCTTCGGCCTCAATATTTACACCGGAGTCTACGTGCGCGCCGGCGAGGACGGTCGTCCTGAAACATTGCCTTTCCCGCCCAGCTATCCGACGGCCGATGCGCCATGGCTACGACTCCTGCCGCAGGCGATGTATTGGGGCCCGCGACTCATGCAAAGCGTCTACGGCGTGAAGCAGATCTACATCACTGAAAACGGAGCGGGCTACGACGACGTGCCCACCGCCAACGGCGAGATCCTCGATCTGCATCGCCGCCAATACGTGCGCCAGTGCCTCGGCGAACTGCACCGTGCGATCGCCGACGGCGTGCCGGTTGACGGCTATTTTTGTTGGTCGTTCATGGATAACTTCGAGTGGCTCGAAGGCTTCAGCAAACGCTTCGGCATCTGCTACACCGACTACGCCACGCAACGCCGCACGCCCAAGCTCAGCGCCCAATGGTATGCGGAAGTGATGCGCACCAACACGCTGGTGTAG